From the genome of Monomorium pharaonis isolate MP-MQ-018 chromosome 1, ASM1337386v2, whole genome shotgun sequence:
AATATACTCGCTGCGGAAGCGCGAAAACGCATTACAGCGAACGATTCGACTTTCGGAGAAAGAGCTGCTGCAGCAGCCGTTTGGGCAGCTATGAAAACTAAGACAAAAATCGGTATgggtttgaaaaagaaaaaaagtgataaaaagaagagagcgAGTAAACGAATACTTCTGAGAACGAGTAAACGAATACTTCCGGTAGCGAAACGCGGTGGTGTTTTACCCATTCTACCGCTGTTGGGTGTTCTCGGGTCGTTGGTCGGTGGAGCGGCGAGAGTTGCGAAGGCTGTGAATGATAACAAGGCAGCACAGCGTCAGCTGAACGAATTGAAACGTCATAATCGTGTCATGGAAGGTCATGGAGTTTATCTCGCTCCATATAAGCGTGGACAAGGAGTgtcgacgaaaaaaaaaaaaaacgtcaaaaagACGTTAAAAATGCCAAAAGGTGCAACTACcaacatacaattattacagttaGCGAAACGTATGAGCATTCCACACTTTAGAGGAATTTTTATGCGTACAGCATTACCAACGGTTGGAGCATATCGAAACGAGAGcggtattgtaaatttagataaCGCTGAAGGATCAGGTACACACTGGGTGGCATATGCAAAGAGAGGAAATCGCGCTATATACTTTGATAGTTTCGGCAATCTTAGACCACCGAAAGAACTGGTGCAATATTTAGATGTAACGCGGATCGAGTATAATCACACGCCTTATCAACGTTATGATCAAAGCAACTGTGGCCAACTATGTCTGCGTTTTCTTCAAACAGTtagtaatcaatttaaaggctAACATTATGCAATTTAACTCAGTATTCGTTTCAACATGTCACTGACGTTTACGGTAACTGGCAAGAGTAGCATCCTCGCGGTAAGCTATTTTCCAGCCATAGATTTGAGCGATGGCGATTATGAGCTCGGTCTCacagattttgaaacatactataccatacctaatgtaaattcgtcgaataacaaattttattatgacaaAGACAACAAGGAAATTACAATTCCCGAAGGATCGTATGAATTGCgtgatatagatagatatttgaaacgcacaattttacaatctcatTCCAATGTTGTGGAAAAGAGAACGTTTCAcaaagaagatgaagaagaaagCGAATATCCGGTGGTGATTCGTGCTAACAACAATACAATGAAGAGTGAGGTTATGTGTGCTTATcagataaatttctttaaacctAACAACGTTGGATCGCTGTTGGGATTTTCATCGCGTATTCTTGAATCGCGAATGTGGCATGAATCGGATGCacctataaatatcataaacgtaAACATTATTCGCATAGAATGTAACGTGACTGCGGGTGCGTACAGCAACGACAAGTGCGTACACACAATACACGAATTTTCGCCGAGGGTGCCaccaggatataagatatcggaaaCGCCTGCACAGATCATTTACCTTCCAATCGTTGCACGGAGCATTACTGATTTGACGATTCGCATTGTGGATCAGGACGGTCAATTACTCGATTTTCGTGGAGAGGAGATTACTGTTAGATTACACGTACGAAGACGAtaacgtgagatgctcgtgtTGAATGAGCAAGTGAaggatacaatttttacaccaatcaagaatattcgaccgtgtaaaataaattgtaagacagttaaaaatattcactcatctgataaaaagaatctcaccgcgtcaaacgttgaatttttaaaatcattgggATTTATCGTACGAAATATCTAAGATGTCTAAGATCTTGAACATTGGAGGTGAGCCGATCTTTGACGACAGCATCGTCAAGATCGAGACTCATACGTACAATCCGTACGCCAACACCACTTTTGGATACAGCGATGAAATAAGGATACCCATACAACAGCaggatttatacacgttaccATGTGAAAGTTTTCTCTACGTCGAAGGAAGATTGGTAAAGAAGAAAGACGATACGGATAAAGATGAGATAAATCTCGGAAATAATTGCGTGGCGTTCATGTTTGATGAAATTCGATATGAACTCAACGGTGTGGAAATTGACCGCAACAGAAACgttggaataaccagcacTCTCAAGAACTATGTATCGTTGTCATATGACAAAGCAGTAATTATGCAGAATGCAGGATGGGAATTTTCGTATAACCTACCGGAAGGATACTTCAACTTTTGCGTACCGCTTAGTGTATTATTAGGCTTTTGCGAAGATTACAAACGCGTGATTGTTAACGCTCGTCATGAATTGATTTTGATACGAGCGCGCAACGATAACAATTCTATCGTTGGAAATTCTACGGCTCAaccggaaattgaattatttaaagtgcagtggcgaatgccgcatgttacgttaaacgaagtcaacaaattatctttgctGCGAGCTTTGGAGAGTGGACAATGTCTAAGTATGAGTTTTCGCTCCTGGGATCTGTATGAGTATCCTTTGCTGCAGAGTACGACGAAACATTCATGGGCTGTTAAAACTGCAATTCAACTCGAGAAACCGCGCTTCGTTATCTTCGCACTGCAGACAggtcaaaaaaatatcatgtctCAAGATGTTACGATCTTTGTCGACTGTAATTTAAccaatgtaaaactttatttaaactcTGAATTTTATCCGTATGACGATATGAATTTAGACTTTCGTAAATCTAGATATGCCATTCTATATGACATATATCGACGTTTTGGTAAATCTTATTATGGATATGAGTGTGAAACACTGCTAAATGTAATCACATTCCTGGAAAAAGGACCTTTTGCGGTCATTGACTGTTCGCGACAAAACGAATCCGTCAAGAGTGCTACCGTAGATGTgcgcatagaatttgattgcaaGGAAAATGTTCCTGCGAATACTACCGCTTATTGTCTCATTTTACATGATcgtgtaattgaatattgtCCGTTGTCCAACGTAGTGCGCAAAATCATGTAACATtaaactgataaaaactgaGATATTTGGTATTAAATTACAGTCTTGAAGAGTTACTCATAATGATCGTACCGACATTTGTGGATCTGCAAGGATTTattgtcgataaaaaatttatcgtaaaggAAGTAGCGGTACTGAAAAAAGGAACTGTTCTCgcacattatatttttgctagCCCCATGCCATGGCGTGTTCTTACAAAATCCGACAAGTCTTGTGCTTCTTGGTTGATTGCATATCATCATGGATTGCAATGGAAAGACGGGATGATACCGTACAGCATGGCGAAACGTCTGATTACATCTGCTGTGTGTAATACGGATGACAGCAATACTATCATATACGTTAAGGGACttcagaaacgagaatggttgaCGGACATGCTTGATACCGATGATGGGATATATATCAAGACTTTGGATGCAGATTATGAAgacattaaatctttaaataatctagatgttagtaatactatacgatgtgaaaaacatattaagaattgtgcattacaaaatgtatttaaaatatataactggtggtcacaatatcaaaataattgtggaattttttcaaaataaagaaaaataaaatgcaataaaatgttttctatccttttcccatataagatataagatataagatatatagatgtatgaaatggatataagatatatagatgtatgaaATGGAATATGATATGTTTAATATCTTAGTACTACTACTACAATCTTAATATGCTCTTTGACTGAGACGTTGACCGAGATAATATAAGACGATCTCGTTGATAAATCACgtacgatagaaaaaattatatgaagtcacgtacgatagaaaaaattatactttaacacaacttttttcaatttatttcacaagtGATAGTTCAATATCGGTTCGATGGCTATATGATatagtttgatagctgtacgatgcagttcaatatcggttcgatagctgtatgatacagtttgatagctgtacgatgcagttcaatatcggtttgatagctgtatgatgcagtttgatagctgtacgatgcagttcaatatcggttcgatagctgtatgatacagtttgatagctgtacgatgcagttcaatatcggttcgatatctgtatgatgcagtttgataatgTCTGATATAGATGTATGAAATGGTTTGGAATatgtttaatgatttttatttcgaacGAGATGTTAACTGAGACGTTAACCAAGACAGCATTATAAAGCTTTGAAATGAGAATGcgtgcagataaaaaaattccacaAAGCTGACACGGCTTTTTCAAATTCATCTCTCAAGTGAGAGTAACGCACATCTTTAGTCTACTGCTTCTCGACGGTGCAGACAGATCGTACAAACTTGTGAACAAAACTTGTGAAAATGCAGAGCATCCGCATTGAATATCCTGTCACTGGCGTAAGTGATAGTGCAAGTTTATGACAGGtgaagtgtaaaaaattaaataataataattattttgtttttagtatGTATGCGTTGATGGGATGCCGGTTCGACGGGTCGTTATAAACAACGAGGTACGCGTGGAGGTACCACTTCCAGGTCCTCCAATCAACATCCCTTTAGGAGGGTTATTGTCGGTGCGCGAGTCAATAACTAATCAAGTAAgtttttagacatttatattttaaaaagatgttaaattataagattctAAAAAATGCTAATTTTTTAGCCATGGATCTACCGAGAGGATATCAGAATACCCggttttatcaatattaacagGAAATTTTGGACGCATTGGAGAAGGGATTTATTAAGAGCGCAGAACGACGATGTATTAGAACGTTCGTGCGGCCTATTTGGCGAAGCCGACGTGTGGGACCTGCGCCGTCTATTCAGCATGCGTCCTTTAATAGACGAAAATCATGAAGTTTggatataaatacataaatatatgaatatatgaatatataaatgattaattttggatataattatataaatatataaatataaagttatataaatatataatatgcgttctctttctcactcccTTCCCTCGCTTTCAGTTGCACTCATCCCACccattaaatacaatattctcACTCTCTACACTCATCGCACGCTCTCGCTCACACATACCGCATGCTACACATCGCATACTATTCATCACGTTCTCTCCTTCCCACCCGTTATATCCATATTCCCGCATGCTCTCTCACTTACACTCATCACATGTTCTCACTCATACACATCGCATACTATCCATCACGTTCTCTCGCTCCCACCCATAACGTAGTACATTCTCGTTCGCTTGGCagcgggcggcggcggcggcggcggcggcggcggcggcggcggcggcggcggcggcggcggcggcggcggtcgcggaccccgattccccctctcccgctccgggtcgcggacccgaaaataccgcgtcagcaatttccgcATCGCGAGATCCTcctccccgcgtgacgtcatacccccacGCCTACCGGTACCCCCCGCACACCCCTCTCCCGCTCCcgggtcgcggacccgaaaataccgcgtcagcaatttccgcaccgcgagatcctcctccccgcgtgacgtcatacccccgcgCCTACCGGtaccccccgcacacccgcacCCCCCTCGGAGCCCCGTAGTTAGAACTGTCATAGTATTAACTACTAAAGTGAAACATTTCAGAAACGTTTTCAAATGTTTCTGAGACAGTTCTCAGACAGCTCTGAGATACCAAAATGTCCGCGATGCTTGCACTtggaaacatttctgaaagtGTACTGAAAGGTTGCTGATACATATCTGCAATCTTTCTGAAAAtattcagaaatgtttcaagtGCAAGCATCGCGGACATTTTGCTATCTCAGAGCTgtctcagaaatattttgaaacgtttctgaaatgatttacttttcacttgaaacatttctgaaatatctcTGAAAGGTTTCTGTGCTATATAATAGGTACAATACACGCAGAAAAAGGATTCGTTAccaaagttaaaatttttagccaTGAAAGATGTATCTTTAagacacaataataaatatcacgtAGGCCCCGAGAGCTCACTACGATAGCACCCAGtaagaaatagtacatcgaatcgatatcgattcgacatcgaaatcattatttcgatgtcgaattgatgtcgaattcattatcgtttctcgctgggCATAGGTTGATCCGTTTTCTGTCACCGTGGTCTGCTTTATGTAGCTTGTGAAGTGTGAATTGCATTACGAGAAAGTAGAGATCCTATAAGAAGAGTTGTGCCAATGTGACGGAAGTCGCCATTTTCCGTTTCATGGCATGTAAAGGTGGCAAATTTCAAGtcttattcaagttttatttcaGTCTTATTTCAAgtcttatttcattttctatcCATATTTTTCGACGTTCTAAAGCTTGTGGAAACATTCGCATCATTGCACCTTTTTTTGATGTATTATAGCATCCAAAAGCTACACAATTCggcattttctatttttaacattaatacaggatattacatatatataccccagctagcaaaatgacgcaaactttgcgcgaagtttgccgcaaactcgagcaaaccattgcaacaaaattacgacaaggtgtgtccgcattaagcttagcttttgctggcaaggcttgttgtaaatagtatgacgcatattttatgcaaataacagggtaaaatttactagtaaagcataacaacaaatttgcagcaagaacaaggcaaaccttgctgtacacaatatgatagcaaatttgtggcaagaatagagcaaaccttgctgaacatagcatgatagcaaatttgtggcaaaaacaaaTCAAACCTTGttatgcacaatatgatagcaaatttgtggcaagaacaggacaaatattttcgaaatttagatcaacaaaaatgattattagactgaaatattagactgattagtccaatattaaatgtgaatggtgcaatcgtacttggttctctgttctcgacgagccccttttattaatccagtaggtaaatctttttcacgaaaaatgcgccatctcgagatagatagtaaagtcagaaataaagtttaaaacccgataatgcaaccctattatttacataaaatgtgcgtcatactatttgcgacaagccttgccaacaaaaactaagctgtttacggacacaccttgtcgcaattttgttgcgaaagtatgctcggcaagttttattttgttcttgctactaatttgccgttattctgtgcttaacaagatttcctgtttctgccataaatttattgtcatgtcgtgtagcaaggtttgctctgttatttgcttaaattttgcattttattgtgtcggaacaaatcttgtaatttctatacgtaatatttatgtacaagtctttctctgttatttgcagcatcgtgtgatgaaaacttttgccgtaaatttgctcaacacttttagaaaacaaagcaaca
Proteins encoded in this window:
- the LOC118647292 gene encoding uncharacterized protein LOC118647292, which codes for MPVRRVVINNEVRVEVPLPGPPINIPLGGLLSVRESITNQPWIYREDIRIPGFININRKFWTHWRRDLLRAQNDDVLERSCGLFGEADVWDLRRLFSMRPLIDENHEVWI